One genomic segment of Kogia breviceps isolate mKogBre1 chromosome 11, mKogBre1 haplotype 1, whole genome shotgun sequence includes these proteins:
- the MRPL30 gene encoding large ribosomal subunit protein uL30m isoform X1, translating to MWSPASWSSRAEPPRLGSLAGKEIQPLRRRFTTRMAGILRSIVQRPPGRLQMVTKGVEPLVCTDWIRHKFTKSRIPDKVFQPSPEDHEKYGGDPQQPHKLHIVTRIKSTKRRPYWEKDIIKMLGLQKAHTPQVHKNIPSVNAKLKVVKHLIRIKPLKLPQGLPTEEDMSSTCLKSTGELVVGWLQNPTDQEVNKS from the exons ATGTGGAGCCCCGCCTCCTGGAGCTCGAGGGCAGAGCCGCCTCGGCTGGGCAGTCTGGCGGGAAAGGAAATTCAA CCCCTAAGGAGAAGATTCACCACACGCATGGCAGGGATTTTGCGCTCAATAGTTCAGAGGCCCCCAGGCAGACTACAA ATGGTGACAAAAGGTGTGGAGCCCCTTGTTTGTACAGATTGGATTCGTCACAAATTTACGAAGTCAAGAATTCCAGATAAA gTTTTTCAGCCTTCACCTGAAGATCATGAAAAATATGGTGGAGATCCACAGCAACCTCATAAACTGCATATTGTGACCagaataaaaagtacaaaaagacGTCCGTATTGGGAGAAAGATATAATAAAGATGCTTGGGTTACAAAAA GCACATACTCCTCAAGTTCACAAGAATATCCCTTCGGTGAATGCAAAACTGAAAGTGGTTAAACATTTGATAAG AATCAAGCCCCTGAAGCTGCCACAAGGTCTCCCAACAGAGGAGGACATGTCCAGTACGTGCCTCAAGAGCACTGGAGAGCTGGTGGTGGGGTGGCTTCAGAACCCCACGGACCAGGAAGTGAATAAGTCCTGA
- the MITD1 gene encoding MIT domain-containing protein 1 — protein sequence MAQSLLGQDSGSTAAVTVIKRALELESESRYPQALVCYQEGIDLLLQVLKGTKDVTKKCNLRKRISDYMDRAENIKKYLDQEKEAGKYHKQIKIEENATGFSYESLFQEYLNETVTEVWIEDPYIRHTHQLYNFLRFCEMLVKRPCKIKTIHLLTSLDEGSGKEQQSSGLEEIRESLRNHGVQLELEYSSLIHDREIRFNNGWMIKIGRGLDYFKKPQSRFSLGYCDFDLRPCHETTVDIFHNKHTKKI from the exons ATGGCGCAGTCTCTCCTGGGCCAGGACTCTGGAAGCACAGCTGCAGTCACTGTGATAAAGCGGGCGTTGGAACTAGAGTCCGAGTCCCGGTACCCGCAGGCTCTGGTGTGTTACCAGGAGGGGATTGATCTGCTCCTGCAGGTTCTGAAAG gcaccaaagatgtaacaaagaaatgtaatctcagaaaaagaatttctGACTACATGGATAGagcagaaaacataaagaaatacttggatcaagaaaaagaag CTGGAAAATATCACAAGCAAATTAAAATAGAAGAGAACGCAACAGGTTTCAGTTATGAGTCACTTTTTCAAGAATACCTGAATGAAACAGTTACGGAAGTTTGGATAGAAGATCCTTACATTAGACACACTCATCAG TTGTATAACTTCCTTCGATTTTGTGAGATGCTGGTTAAGAGACCATGTAAGATAAAAACCATTCATCTCCTCACCTCTCTGGATGAA GGCAGTGGGAAAGAACAGCAAAGTAGTGGCCTGGAAGAAATAAGAGAGTCACTCAGGAATCATGGAGTGCAGTTGGAATTAGAATACTCTTCTTTGATACACGACCGGGAAATTAG GTTCAACAATGGATGGATGATTAAGATTGGAAGGGGACTTGATTATTTTAAGAAACCACAG aGTCGTTTTTCCCTTGgatattgtgattttgatttaagACCATGTCATGAAACAACAGTGGACATTTTTCataataagcacacaaaaaaaatatGA
- the MRPL30 gene encoding large ribosomal subunit protein uL30m isoform X2, translating to MAGILRSIVQRPPGRLQMVTKGVEPLVCTDWIRHKFTKSRIPDKVFQPSPEDHEKYGGDPQQPHKLHIVTRIKSTKRRPYWEKDIIKMLGLQKAHTPQVHKNIPSVNAKLKVVKHLIRIKPLKLPQGLPTEEDMSSTCLKSTGELVVGWLQNPTDQEVNKS from the exons ATGGCAGGGATTTTGCGCTCAATAGTTCAGAGGCCCCCAGGCAGACTACAA ATGGTGACAAAAGGTGTGGAGCCCCTTGTTTGTACAGATTGGATTCGTCACAAATTTACGAAGTCAAGAATTCCAGATAAA gTTTTTCAGCCTTCACCTGAAGATCATGAAAAATATGGTGGAGATCCACAGCAACCTCATAAACTGCATATTGTGACCagaataaaaagtacaaaaagacGTCCGTATTGGGAGAAAGATATAATAAAGATGCTTGGGTTACAAAAA GCACATACTCCTCAAGTTCACAAGAATATCCCTTCGGTGAATGCAAAACTGAAAGTGGTTAAACATTTGATAAG AATCAAGCCCCTGAAGCTGCCACAAGGTCTCCCAACAGAGGAGGACATGTCCAGTACGTGCCTCAAGAGCACTGGAGAGCTGGTGGTGGGGTGGCTTCAGAACCCCACGGACCAGGAAGTGAATAAGTCCTGA